From Oncorhynchus tshawytscha isolate Ot180627B linkage group LG11, Otsh_v2.0, whole genome shotgun sequence, the proteins below share one genomic window:
- the LOC112261346 gene encoding uncharacterized protein LOC112261346 has product MVIANNCIRLRELQDHIMVDNTIFQNVNRVSLSALSRLLKRNRIRMKQLYRVPFERNADRIKQLRYEYVQRVMELEADAVHHELIYVDEAGFNLAKTRSRGRNIIGHRAIINVSGQRGGNITMCAAISQNGVLHHHAILGPYNTAHIITFLDTLHNRLIPDDQGPEQPRYVIIWDNVSFHRAAVVRNWFTGHPLFISLNLPPYSPFLSPIEEFFSAWRWKVYDRQPHQRIPLLQAMEEACGDIDQGHAMPGYRTPGDTFHAA; this is encoded by the exons atggtcatTGCAAATAACTGCATCAGACTCAGAGAACTGCAGGACCACATAATGGTAGATAACACCATATTCCAAAACGTCAACAGAGTGAGTCTCTCTGCACTGTCTCGTCTACTGAAACGCAATAGAATTAGGATGAAGCAGCTGTACAGAGTCCCTTTCGAAAGAAACGCAGACCGTATAAAACAACTGAGATATGAATATGTGCAG AGAGTCATGGAGCTAGAAGCAGATGCAGTGCATCATGAGCTAATATATGTGGACGAGGCAGGTTTCAACCTTGCAAAAACAAGGAGCCGCGGCAGAAATATCATTGGACACCGTGCCATCATCAACGTCTCGGGACAACGTGGTGGCAACATAACAATGTGTGCGGCTATTAGTCAAAATGGCGTCCTTCACCATCATGCAATCCTAGGCCCATACAACACTGCACACATTATCACATTTCTGGACACCCTCCACAACAGACTAATCCctgatgaccaggggccagagcagcccaggtacgttatcatctgggacaatgttagtttccaCCGGGCTGCTGTGGTCCGCAATTGGTTCACAGGTCACCCACTTTTCATCTCACTCAATCTCCCCCCATACTCTCCGTTCTTGAGTCCTATTGAAGAATTCTTCTCTGCATGGCGTTGGAAGGTGTACGATCGCCAGCCCCACCAACGCATACCCCTTCTACAGGCAATGGAGGAGGCTTGTGGAGACATCGATCAGGGTCATGCCATGCCTGGATACAGGACTCCAGGCGATACTTTCCACGCTGCCTAG